From the genome of Paraburkholderia aromaticivorans, one region includes:
- the paaD gene encoding 1,2-phenylacetyl-CoA epoxidase subunit PaaD: protein MTTSTASCPTGTTGMPGTTDAALERAWAVLETVPDPEIPVVSIRELGILRDVRRAADGTLEVVITPTYSGCPAMSQIAEDVAHALDVAGLKPHRIATVLAPAWTTDWMTAGAREKLRAYGIAPPTGNCGSAAPAQEKVMRFVPRALPAPSCPRCGSAHTERLAQFGSTACKALYRCLDCREPFDYFKPY from the coding sequence ATGACGACTTCGACTGCCTCTTGCCCGACCGGGACGACCGGCATGCCCGGCACGACCGACGCCGCGCTCGAACGCGCATGGGCCGTGCTTGAAACGGTGCCCGATCCGGAGATTCCGGTGGTATCGATTCGCGAACTCGGCATTCTGCGCGATGTGCGACGCGCCGCCGACGGCACGCTCGAAGTCGTGATCACGCCGACCTATTCCGGCTGCCCGGCCATGTCGCAGATTGCCGAGGACGTCGCGCATGCGCTCGACGTGGCGGGACTCAAGCCGCATCGAATCGCCACGGTGCTCGCGCCGGCCTGGACAACGGACTGGATGACCGCCGGCGCGCGCGAAAAGCTGCGTGCCTACGGTATCGCGCCGCCCACGGGCAATTGCGGCTCGGCCGCGCCCGCGCAGGAAAAAGTGATGCGCTTCGTGCCACGGGCGCTGCCCGCACCGTCATGCCCACGTTGCGGCTCGGCGCATACCGAGCGTCTCGCGCAATTCGGCTCGACAGCCTGCAAAGCCTTGTACCGCTGCCTCGACTGCCGCGAACCCTTCGACTATTTCAAACCATACTGA
- the paaC gene encoding 1,2-phenylacetyl-CoA epoxidase subunit PaaC, translated as MDITPHHLQYVLRLADNALILGQRNTEWSGHGPILEEDIALSNMSLDLIGQARLLYTHAASLEQQLTGKNRTEDDYAYFRAEREFANYTLAELPHVGPLSATAKAEKDYAVTIVRNFLYSTLMAHLWTALTASTDEQLAAIASKSIKETSYHVHHAREWLIRFGDGTEESHRRAQAALDYLMPYTREFFSADAVEETVAAAGIGPLTSELESAWLDDVRATLDEATLKLPEPVRHITTGKHGEHSEHMGFVLAEMQSLARQHPGATW; from the coding sequence ATGGACATCACGCCCCACCATCTCCAATACGTGCTGCGCCTCGCGGATAACGCGCTGATCCTCGGTCAGCGCAATACCGAGTGGAGCGGCCACGGCCCGATCCTCGAAGAGGACATCGCGCTGTCGAACATGAGCCTCGACCTGATCGGCCAGGCGCGTCTGCTCTACACGCACGCCGCCTCGCTCGAGCAGCAACTCACGGGCAAGAACCGCACGGAAGACGACTACGCGTATTTTCGCGCCGAGCGCGAATTCGCCAACTACACGCTCGCGGAGTTGCCCCATGTCGGCCCGCTGTCGGCCACGGCTAAAGCCGAGAAGGATTACGCGGTCACCATCGTGCGCAATTTCCTCTATTCGACGTTGATGGCTCACCTCTGGACGGCGCTCACCGCGTCCACCGACGAGCAGCTGGCGGCGATCGCGTCGAAGTCGATCAAGGAAACCAGCTATCACGTGCATCACGCACGCGAGTGGCTGATCCGCTTCGGCGACGGCACCGAGGAATCGCATCGCCGCGCGCAAGCCGCGCTCGACTATCTGATGCCGTACACCCGGGAATTCTTCAGTGCGGATGCGGTGGAGGAAACAGTCGCCGCGGCCGGCATCGGCCCGTTGACCTCGGAGCTCGAATCAGCGTGGCTCGACGACGTGCGCGCCACGCTCGACGAAGCCACCCTGAAGCTGCCCGAACCGGTCAGACACATCACCACTGGCAAGCACGGTGAGCATTCCGAGCATATGGGTTTCGTGCTTGCTGAAATGCAGAGCCTTGCGCGCCAGCATCCCGGCGCCACCTGGTAA
- the paaB gene encoding 1,2-phenylacetyl-CoA epoxidase subunit PaaB: MNKEWPIWEVFVRSKQGLDHKHCGSLHAADAPMALRMARDVYTRRQEGVSIWVVPSAAITASAPEDKAELFEPAGDKIYRHPTFYTLPDEVNHM; the protein is encoded by the coding sequence ATGAACAAGGAATGGCCGATTTGGGAAGTCTTCGTGCGCAGCAAGCAGGGACTCGACCACAAGCACTGCGGCAGCCTGCACGCTGCCGACGCGCCAATGGCGCTGCGCATGGCGCGCGACGTCTACACGCGCCGCCAGGAAGGCGTGAGCATCTGGGTGGTGCCCTCGGCGGCGATCACGGCGTCCGCGCCGGAAGACAAGGCGGAGCTGTTCGAACCTGCCGGCGACAAGATTTACCGCCACCCGACGTTCTATACGCTCCCCGACGAAGTCAACCACATGTAA
- the paaA gene encoding 1,2-phenylacetyl-CoA epoxidase subunit PaaA, translated as MYTQSLDIPGNVAPLDAGANSPEQVQFDAVMAADGKIEAQDWMPEAYRKTLVRQISQHAHSEIVGMLPEGNWITRAPSLKRKAILLAKVQDEAGHGLYLYSAAETLGVSRDQLIAALHSGKAKYSSIFNYPTPTWADVGVIGWLVDGAAIMNQIPLCRCTYGPYARAMIRICKEESFHQRQGFDALMAMMSGTEAQRELVQQAVNRWWWPVLMMFGPSDKDSVHSSQSSKWGIKRISNDDLRQKFVDATVDQAKVLGVTLPDPDLKWNEARGHYDYGDIDWEEFWRVVNGDGPCNRERLATRVKAHDDGAWVREAALAHAEKQRQRAQQHAA; from the coding sequence ACGCGGGCGCGAACTCGCCTGAGCAGGTGCAATTCGACGCGGTGATGGCCGCCGACGGCAAGATCGAAGCCCAGGACTGGATGCCGGAGGCTTATCGCAAAACGCTGGTGCGGCAAATCTCGCAGCACGCGCATTCGGAAATCGTCGGCATGCTGCCGGAAGGCAACTGGATCACGCGCGCGCCCAGTCTGAAGCGTAAGGCGATTCTGCTTGCCAAGGTGCAGGACGAGGCCGGTCACGGCCTCTATCTATATAGCGCGGCGGAAACGCTCGGCGTGTCGCGCGACCAGTTGATCGCGGCGCTGCACTCGGGCAAGGCCAAATATTCGAGCATCTTCAATTACCCGACGCCCACCTGGGCGGACGTCGGCGTGATCGGCTGGCTGGTGGACGGCGCAGCGATCATGAACCAGATTCCGCTGTGCCGTTGCACGTATGGCCCGTATGCGCGCGCCATGATCCGTATCTGCAAGGAAGAGTCGTTCCACCAGCGCCAAGGGTTCGACGCACTCATGGCGATGATGTCGGGCACCGAAGCACAGCGTGAGCTGGTTCAGCAGGCCGTGAATCGCTGGTGGTGGCCAGTGCTGATGATGTTCGGCCCGAGCGACAAGGATTCGGTCCACAGCAGCCAATCGTCGAAATGGGGCATCAAGCGCATCTCGAACGACGATCTGCGTCAGAAGTTCGTCGACGCCACGGTCGACCAGGCCAAGGTGCTCGGCGTCACGCTGCCCGACCCGGACCTGAAGTGGAACGAAGCGCGCGGCCATTACGACTACGGCGACATCGACTGGGAAGAATTCTGGCGTGTGGTGAATGGCGACGGCCCGTGCAACCGCGAGCGCCTTGCCACCCGCGTCAAAGCCCACGACGACGGCGCCTGGGTCCGCGAGGCCGCTCTCGCCCACGCCGAAAAGCAGCGCCAGCGCGCACAACAGCACGCCGCCTGA